A genome region from Brassica oleracea var. oleracea cultivar TO1000 chromosome C2, BOL, whole genome shotgun sequence includes the following:
- the LOC106320499 gene encoding NADH-cytochrome b5 reductase 2-like isoform X2: MFLGFSLFLVKLSSIMPLIQVQELSRMMLQHILCFSFVGPWDPSQGLYNPDEKIKLWLFLPGCHSSISDTAQASVSKLRDARYRARAILENPTDKTKVHLIYANVTYNDILLREELESLTANYPDQFKIYYVLNQPPETWDGGVGFVSKDMIQAHCPAPASDIQDGGNV; the protein is encoded by the exons ATGTTTCTTGGTTTCAGTCTCTTCCTAGTGAAGCTGAGCTCAATCATGCCTCTGATACAAG TTCAAGAGCTGAGCAGAATGATGTTGCAACATATCTTGTGCTTTTCATTTGTTGGACCTTGGGATCCATCTCAAGGTTTATACAACCCTG ATGAAAAGATTAAGCTTTGGCTTTTTCTTCCTGGGTGTCATTCATCAATCTCTGATACAGCTCAGGCTTCTGTCTCAAAACTTAGAG ACGCACGTTACAGAGCAAGAGCGATTCTTGAGAATCCAACAGACAAGACAAAGGTGCATCTCATTTACGCCAATGTCACATACAATGACATTCTCTTAAGG GAAGAATTGGAGAGTCTTACAGCCAATTATCCAGATCAATTCAAAATCTACTATGTTTTGAACCAG CCTCCTGAGACATGGGATGGTGGTGTTGGATTTGTGTCAAAGGATATGATCCAGGCTCATTGCCCTGCACCTGCATCCGATATTCAG GACGGTGGAAACGTTTAA